The region GGTCCCTCTGGGTTCCTGCCTGTGAACAGTCATCTACCAGAACCGAACACCCAAGACAAAGAGAATGTGCATGAAATCAGACCCAAGCTCTTCTACGTTGCAAATTTTCTGCAAACTTAGTGTGTGGGGAGGTAAAGTGTTCAATCCGAAGATGAATTGGCATAAAAAGTGTCAACGTGAGCAAATGCTGTCATTGCAGAAGAAAAATCCTGTTGTCTTAATGATGCTTTTTCTtccttaaaaatgtattattgagcAGACGCTCCAGAGTAACACTGCCACAGGACCTTGCTTGTTTTACTTCTCATTccaaggatggagcacaaggaggtgaagtgccttgctcagagtcacactcACTCCTACAGTGCCGGGGCTGAGCTGGGAATCCCtcggtaacaagcccctttctctaaccactggatcaGCAAGCCTCTGGCCagtagtactatttttttttttgtcaaaacagtTTCTTAATAAAAGTTACTGTAAATCAATTATCtagtgttttgttattaaaatgtgaCACGTGGATGTGTTTGTCTAGGTTTCAAATATTATTCAAGGAGCAAAAATACATAAACCAGCACTTTCTTGAAATTCTAATGATTAAAGACTTTAATAAccctgtacaaaacaaaggattcaCAACAACAAAAGACACCTAGTTAATTCAAGTAATGCAGTTTCTTACTGATTGAACTACTTCACCCCACCATTAATGACAACTCTACAACTGTAGTAGTGAAATGCCAGAGCAGATCATGCTTAAATGCCCAGACACAGGAGTGTGAAACATGTCAAAATGCACAGGagctttttttcagaacacatgtatacagtatatcaataaCAGAATATGCAGCAgacaccaccaaaaaaaaaaaagcagcaaagaaTCGGGTGtcctacaaaaaaagaaaaaaaaatctccatttAAAGCTTCCGATTGTCACATTTCTTCATGAGCTCCTGTACTATCGGATTCCCTTGTTGAAAGAGCCagcgctcccaaagagaaacaagCAAACGATGATCCTCCAGAATTAAAGAAGTTAATTTGATGGCCCTTCGAAAAAGTGCATTtccaaaatacaaaatgcaagcttcattcatttattgacgtctcatgtttgtttttttcctcccctCACTTATCAATAAGGCCGCCTTCTTTCAGTTTGAAGTAGAAGAACTTTTCCAAAGTGTTGGCACACTTGCAGTACTCGCTGTCAGGGGGGTTGTACTCTCGGCAGTTGGAGATGATGCGCTGCAGATCCGCGATGAACAGCTTCTTGGTCACATAGTACCGGTTCTTCAGTCGCTCAGTCATTGTCTTCAGATCTGCAAGAAAAAGGACAAGCAGAGAATTGTAAAAGTAACACCTACCTGAACCAGGACAGACCTAACTTACATAAAGGAGAGCTTACCTATCGGAAACCGAATGATCTCGTAATAGTCTGGGGCCTCTGCCTTCTTTACTGGTTCCGTGAACGGCCAAGCATTCTGATGGGTCTGTCCAATAGTAAAAAGATCAAGGTCCAGTATGTGAACTGATACAGTCAATTCTGAACGACCTTGCAAGTCAACATGGTATTAGTGTTATCAATAAAGAACGGTATCATGGCCAATGGAGAACGTGTCTGGATATAAATATCAGCAAAAACTCTTTGGCGATTTATTTGCCTGTTTGAGCTTTTACAAAGACAGCTAAAATGAGTCttcaaaaaaatgtacaataaaactGATGCATTATTCAAACTGACTCTTTCAGCAcaatgcaaaaagatttataACAAGACTACAGtttcatacaaacacacacacacgacataaGTTAAACTGGCACATTGCTTTACAGTACCTACCTTGATCTGTGCCAGCAGGTTTTTCAGCGTGTTGTACAGCAAGTCTGGGTCCTTCAACTCTTTACtgcattaataacaataataaatacattgtaaaaaagtGTGGTTGAAGCCTCATCTGCTCTGATTTTCAGATCAAGTGCACAAGCATTTGGCACATGGCTGCACAGTACAGCTTCACACTATCAAAAGAGCTCTGTAAGAACTCAAGTGGACTGGCTACTGGTTAACTTGTACAGCAGCAGACTGACTTGAAATCCAAGGACCATCTCGGGAACAATGACTTGCTTACCCTTTCTCCTTTCCACTGGGTTTCCATCCAGACTCCCCTGGAATTCAAACAAAGCTGTGTGATTATTCATTtatctgtgttttcagttcatgACAAATTTAATGGTACACCCCCACACCACCACTTCCTATTGCAAGACCATCATCGATCCCATGTACAGCACATTTAATCCATTACTTACTTATACCAGGTATACTTTCTACAGGAATCTGGCGCACCCCTTCCTTAAAGCAAGTCAGACCGGGATAAACCTTACgaatctgtgtttgttttctttctatcaGTTTCTTGATGATCTGCAAAACAGGGAAGATGGTGGGGAGGAAAACCAGCTTAATTACAGCTCTAATGCGACATAACCCATCTTCACAATCAGGTATGCAAAACAGTACCTTACTTCCTAAATATCCACTCCAGCGGGATAACCACTCTACTTAGAACACTGAGGTGCCGATAGCTTACCTCTTTCTGCTTTTTGATGATGTGCGAGAGTTCCGTGTATGGAATCCTCGGATTGAGCTCGCATTCCATCAGGGTGGCGCCTTCGTAGTCCTTAATGTACCCCAAATAGCGGCTTTTTGGAACTTTTATATCTTTGGAAAACCCCTGAAAATAGAAAAAGGAAGATGTAAGCCTATAAAAACCTACACCAAAATGAGCTTGAGGATATCGATTGATGATCTAAAAGCATGTTAATGGAGGAGAAACATGTGCAGACAGCAATCTGGGCTACTTTTACATTACAGAACAAAAGTTAATTAGCACCTTGGGTTTTAGTCACAGCGTCACACCTCGGTATAAAGCAGAGAAGCTTTGATCTAATTGCAGTAGGTAAGAAGGGAGAACCAGGGTTTACTGCAGAGACGCGGTACCTGCTTTTTGAAGTATCCAATAGCGTACTCATCCGCATACGTAAGGAAATACAAAATGCCGTGCTTTATGTGATACTCCTTCAGATGGTTCATCAAGTGAGTGCCGTACCCCTGAAATGACAAGCATGACAGGCAATAAGATGCATCACTTCAGGCTTGCATGCCTGCACTGTGCACTGTTCCTCTCTGCTTGAGAAGTCTCCCTCCTACCTTGACTTGCTCATTTGAAGTTACAGCGCAGAATACAATCTCCGTGAAACCTTGAGTGGGGAACATTCGGAAACAGATCCCTCCGATCACACGGCCGTCTTTAATCAATGCCAGAGTTTTGTGTTTCCTGCGAATTGCAAAATTAGAAGAAAAGATACCAACTACCAGATGTTTTGCTGTGCTCCGCACTATCACAATACGGCAAAAGTAATGCTCAGAATGCCatccaaaactaaaaaaaaaaaaaaaaattaatatacatacatacacacacactggctcCGCAGAGTTAAATGGTTAACAGCAATGGCATACCACACACACTTTGCCCTATGATGTGCTTAGAGATGAGATTGGTTGCACTCTCAAATCTCCTCTTTCAGACTTAACCGCTTATAATGACATGAATCAGATTACATTCTGTTCCAAaaactttgtattatttatttattgaaacaaaacaaaaaacaaacaatgcgtTTCGACACAGTGTGTctcatatatatctatacataaaTGACAAAGTAGAAGTTTACTCAGTAAAAGCAGACCCGTCCAGGCACTGCAGTACTTACGGGTCGAAAACAAGCCTGGTGATGTACTCTTTAGGCATTCTCGGGAGCTGATGGGAGAAGACATTCTGCAAACCGACTAGCCACATCAGGATCCTTTTATTTGATTTCTGAGACAGCGAGTTTCCTATCACGTGGAATTCGATaatccctctcctctcttcaagACGCGCAGTTTCATCTCTAGCTGCATTTGCAGACAATAAGCTTGTCTTTcggacacaaaacacacaaacattaccCTAAatcaataatacatacacacatacatacatacaaatatatatatacacacacacacacacacacacacacacacacatatatatatatatatatatatatatatatatatatatatatatatagatatatatatagagagagagagatggagagagagagaggagagagagagagagagagagagagagagagagagagagagagagagagagagagagagagagacacacacacacacacactgttaattatcgtataatgaaaaatatacagcAGAGATATAAAGCAGACAGCCGAGGTACTGTTCTGAGCCCAGTGAGCCCGTACGTAAAGGGAACGGACCTCAGGGCCCAGCATTGCAGCAGGGTCAGTAATCGTCATCATCACTTCGTTCACCAGCTCCATTGGAATATCCCCCATCACGCGGATCCTTTTGGCATCCTCCAATGTCAGAGTTTCTGGGAGTTTCCTTTTCTCTCCTAAACGTGAAAGCCATAAGCATCACTGTCAATGTTCAAAGAAACGATGCACGCATTTACTTCAAgataataaccccccccccccgccccaacAATCTCTCAAACACCTCTAATGTCTCTGCTTGTGAGTTTAAGCGTAACCCCTTTGTTACCAGGCATTGGTTCAGAAACCGCTGCATCATGCGTCACGGATACCAGCGAAGAGGTGCGGCTCATGCTTTTGGTGAACGAAGACGCACTGGGCACTGCCACCGGGCTTAAAACTGCTGGAAAAAGGGCATGTATTAAattaagcaacaacaaaaaaaacacatgcatgtaTAATATGATACGACTCTTCTACATGAATCCAcctacttattaaaaaaaacaaacaaacaaacaaataacctgGTTGATGTCCCAGCGGTGCTCCCTCTGCTGCAGGCATTGTGAAATCGGATTCCCAGATTGGAGAGTTCTCCCCATAAATCTCTTCTTCCAACATGGACAGAAACCTGACATGCATACAAGTCTTCAGAAAAAGCACCGAGCAGCATGAAGCACTCTTACATTTGAAAACGCATCCAATTAAAACCTAAAAGTGGAGCTTTGCGTGCCAAACAAATAGAACTAAAAACTGtggaactgaacaaaaaaaaaaaaaaaagatcatcttCGCTCTGGCTGCATTAACCTTTCCACTCTACAATGACAGACCAGCCACAAAACAATTCCGCTGCCTTACTTTGGGAAATGGGTGAGGATGAGAGTGCGTTTCTCCGGGACCAGCTTGTCTTTCTCCACTCTGAACTTCTCCAGCAGCTGTCTGCGGGTGACGGTGAAGATGGACTTGAGGAGGCTCCTTCCGAAGACCTGTGTGGTCTCACAGCGGGGCAGGCTGTCACAGCTCTGAGGGACGTGGCAGTAACACAGCCACCTGCAATTCAACACAGGGGAGAGAAGCTTGCGTTTCAATGGTGCTGCAGCAAACATGAGGAAGATGAAACTGTTAAGATATTGCTTAGCCCATACAGAACCACAAACAGCCGTTTGGTACAGAATAGTCTACACTCCAAATCTGCCTCCATGCTCAAATGTTTCTTCctaaatttaaaatgttgtattcctTGAAATAAATCCTCAAATAAATGACACTTGGTATCTATATTCAACTCGAATGTGAAAATTATAACAGTGCTGTTCAATGCTTTTAAACCCGAGCCCCagcctattttctgtttttaattgcagGGTGGCGTTTTCTGATACCTGGTGTAATTCACTTTGTAGGCTGCCACGTCATCGTTCTGGGACCGCTGTCGAAACTGCGAAGGGGTTTCCAGCTTCCAGTAATTGAGgcacagcagaaacattttagaCAGTTCACACATCGTTTGCCTCTCTTTTGGGGGAAGGTGACTAAACTTGTACTGCACAAAGTTTAAAACTccctgaaaaaacacaaacagatgcAGGCATGTTACACAAAGGCACAGGCCATGtaaaagcaacacaataaaaaaataacatgtaccATACATATCTGATGCAAGGAATACAACCACTGAAATACTAAGTGTcagtttcctaaaaaaaaaaaaaaaaaaaaacaagactcccgttgcatagcagcttgatccattcctgagtAATTggagtttaataaggcacacttgaggcttatttccatccttgatcAAGTCCATGCAGCTTAATCAAAAATCAAACAACTGGCTTTCAAATTGTGGGATGATCATAAAAACGGGACTGGGGTTGTCTACCTGTTCAATGTTTGGCTTCTCGAACGGAGGGCTGCCCAGAGATCCCTCTACAACAGGGCAGCTCATCTGTAGGATGCACTTCCTCAGCAGCTggaaaaaacagaatacaaaaaccACATTAATGAGCTGGAGAAGACACCCAACCCTCAtagtattaaaaaagaaataaaacacccatgaaaccaataacaaaaaacaccGAAAGAGAAGCAGATGCAGTTTCTTTCTTACCTTAAACAGGTAGAAGTAAACCTGTTTTGTGTCGGTATCTTCTTCCTTATGAACAGACAAAAAGAGGTTCTCCACATCCACCACCATCCCTAGCAGCCGATTAATCTCGTCTTCGGACACATTCTCCAAGTGGGAAACGTgatccgctttttttttttattcaagagaataatttcaaaaaaatttaattacagattttttcttctgtattaGATAACATAACTAATATATATTATGGATTTGTCTGTTTGAATATTAGAGATCTCTGCAGCAAGGTAAAGTGCAAATACAAAATCTAGATATCTGAGGTTTGCTGTGCTAGTTAACACTTCAGCTGAAACTAGCCCAGGAGCAGACGATTAGCATAGCACTGTGTCTCTGGCTGGGTGGGCTTTTCTCCAGGCAAACATGCTTTGAGATGTCTAACTCTGCAGTCTCTTGGTCGAggcattacaaaacaaattagaCAGCTTGTAGAAATGTGTTACCTATTACAAACTAGGGAGAGCAAGTGAATATTTGCAGTATTTCCAGGTTAAATCACGACATATGCAAGACATATGCAGAaatgtaaaatgcacatttaaaagcaGGACTTATGGAAGAATGCATGTTTTGCTCGATCTTGGCAGAACCATTGcatatgtgtgtctttttttggcACATGCAGGGACATCCCATGAACTTGGTAAGATTGAGTACCCAGAGTGTGTCCACAGCTACGGCACTGTTCCACCAGGCTCGCCGtctgcggctgctgctgctgcaggtccATCCTCGGGGCTGTCAGAGGGTGCGGGTTTTTCCAGCCGTTGCACTTGCAGGAATCATTGGCCTTCCGAAAGAAAAGGATTTCAACAGTTCTAAGTGTTGACACGCATAATTGTGACGCGCAGTGTACGTTGGTTTACTTGGAcatgctggttttcattttactgGGGTGGGGGGAGTTGTAAACAAAAACTGTACGCAGTACAGACATCGTTATGCGCGGCGATTCAGTCCGCACGCACGGTTGTCAAAATGTTTGAATTTTAGGCGAAGGCGGCATGACAATACACGCAACATCTGTGTATACCGTTttctgttcaaataaataaataaataaataaatggcaggtACATATGTACTCCTGTTTACCGTTTAGTTTTGCAAATGCACGTCTCTTTAAATGTCATTCATTGTttgcatgcattataaaatgaTGCAAATTGCATGCATACATTTGGAGACTGCAGTGCTTCTCTAGCGCTCCCATGTATTACCCTATTGTGTATAATTAGTTTACCTTGCAGGCTGAGAACACGCCGAGCTTCTCCAGCTTTTTCGCCCGCGGGAAAGACCTGACCTGCGTCTTCTTCTGACTAGCTCTTTGTTGCTGGCTGAGACCAGGCCTGGCTGGGTCGCCGTTACCCGACCCCGAATTCAGGTTCGACCCGGCTATATTGCCGGGCTGGGGCTGCTGCAGTCGGGGTTGGGTGGAGGCCTGCGCCGCCGCGTCCGCCATAGCAACCAGCAAGTCTTGTAAGTGACTGTGTATTGTCAATAAAGTTTATCGAGGGCCTGGAACTGGCAGaaattttgttcattttaaataaagactatcAAAATGTAGTGCGCACGCGTGGTATTGCGATGCATGCCGGTCATTGTAGTTTTAATAGTAGCTCATGAAAGCCAAGCATTTCgaagtaaaaaaatgaaataaataaaataaaaatacaatcaaattatAAACACCTTTGCATGTCGATAGCCCACAATTTGTTAAATAAGCCTAATTCTATTTAGCAAGAACGGCCAATAGCTAGAGGTGTGTCTATTTAGTAGGTTTATTTTAATAGGTCAGGGCTATTAAGTAACAAGCGATTATAAAAGAGGAACACAAATAAAATGGTACTGTGCGTGGCAATGCGCGCACGTTTGAttcattattaatgtatttgtgtttgctTTATTGAAATTACGATGTACAaggtaagaaaaaaacacactttcattCTCACAAAACACATGAAATGCTCAGTACTGGATTTGAACAGGTCCCCTCTACTGGTAACACACGAGGTAGTACATCAAGTCCCCTCTTCAGGGAGTTATGCTGAGTTCAATGAGACTGCAGCGTTTGTCAGTAACAGTTTGATCACTAGTTAAAGTAGGTTACAGTGCCACAGAAAACGGTGTAGCTTGCCTTAATGTAAAATACACCATTCTTTGAATTTGAgacacaaattacaaaacataaaactgCTTTAATTGGCTGCTCTTTTGTCGCTGACAGTAGGTTGCATTCAATTTGACGTCTGGCAGCCTTACTGCAGTTGCACAGAAGAGGCAGTAAATGATTATGAGGTCACCCATTTTATTGCAGTGGCAACATTATTTTAGTCTGTGAACGTTTATCCGGTTGTGATGTCACACCCTTGTAATGTATTTCAAAAATCACACGCAGTTCAAAAATCAGCGTTATACAACTCAGGTGAACACATTTATATTGTAGTCACAATAACAGGGTGGCTTCCCTCTGtaccccgaaaaaaaaaaaaaaaattaatttgtccCCAGAAAATAAAACTTACGAACCACAAGAAATATGATTTGTAACTCTTTATAAAAACTGTAAATCTGGTTAAATGACTAGATATCGAGCCATTCAGAAATCTTAAAGCTGTCGATATCAAGAAGCTTTTTCATCACCAAACACTGACCAGAGCTGAAACAGAAACCCTTTGAATCTTCCAACGCCCATTCCTGATCACAAGTCCAAAACCTTTTCACATGTTTGAGTCACAGCTGCGATTCAAAATTTCCgtgcaataaataaatctacACCTTGACACACCTATGTCAATCTACCATACCAGCTCAGCCTGTTTATAACATAATGCAAAACACCATCATTACGTACAGCAGACGAGTGATTTGACTGCT is a window of Polyodon spathula isolate WHYD16114869_AA chromosome 12, ASM1765450v1, whole genome shotgun sequence DNA encoding:
- the LOC121324061 gene encoding histone acetyltransferase KAT2A-like isoform X1, with the translated sequence MADAAAQASTQPRLQQPQPGNIAGSNLNSGSGNGDPARPGLSQQQRASQKKTQVRSFPRAKKLEKLGVFSACKANDSCKCNGWKNPHPLTAPRMDLQQQQPQTASLVEQCRSCGHTLADHVSHLENVSEDEINRLLGMVVDVENLFLSVHKEEDTDTKQVYFYLFKLLRKCILQMSCPVVEGSLGSPPFEKPNIEQGVLNFVQYKFSHLPPKERQTMCELSKMFLLCLNYWKLETPSQFRQRSQNDDVAAYKVNYTRWLCYCHVPQSCDSLPRCETTQVFGRSLLKSIFTVTRRQLLEKFRVEKDKLVPEKRTLILTHFPKFLSMLEEEIYGENSPIWESDFTMPAAEGAPLGHQPAVLSPVAVPSASSFTKSMSRTSSLVSVTHDAAVSEPMPGEKRKLPETLTLEDAKRIRVMGDIPMELVNEVMMTITDPAAMLGPEGNVCVFCVRKTSLLSANAARDETARLEERRGIIEFHVIGNSLSQKSNKRILMWLVGLQNVFSHQLPRMPKEYITRLVFDPKHKTLALIKDGRVIGGICFRMFPTQGFTEIVFCAVTSNEQVKGYGTHLMNHLKEYHIKHGILYFLTYADEYAIGYFKKQGFSKDIKVPKSRYLGYIKDYEGATLMECELNPRIPYTELSHIIKKQKEIIKKLIERKQTQIRKVYPGLTCFKEGVRQIPVESIPGIRESGWKPSGKEKGKELKDPDLLYNTLKNLLAQIKTHQNAWPFTEPVKKAEAPDYYEIIRFPIDLKTMTERLKNRYYVTKKLFIADLQRIISNCREYNPPDSEYCKCANTLEKFFYFKLKEGGLIDK
- the LOC121324061 gene encoding histone acetyltransferase KAT2A-like isoform X2, whose translation is MADAAAQASTQPRLQQPQPGNIAGSNLNSGSGNGDPARPGLSQQQRASQKKTQVRSFPRAKKLEKLGVFSACKANDSCKCNGWKNPHPLTAPRMDLQQQQPQTASLVEQCRSCGHTLADHVSHLENVSEDEINRLLGMVVDVENLFLSVHKEEDTDTKQVYFYLFKLLRKCILQMSCPVVEGSLGSPPFEKPNIEQGVLNFVQYKFSHLPPKERQTMCELSKMFLLCLNYWKLETPSQFRQRSQNDDVAAYKVNYTRWLCYCHVPQSCDSLPRCETTQVFGRSLLKSIFTVTRRQLLEKFRVEKDKLVPEKRTLILTHFPKFLSMLEEEIYGENSPIWESDFTMPAAEGAPLGHQPVLSPVAVPSASSFTKSMSRTSSLVSVTHDAAVSEPMPGEKRKLPETLTLEDAKRIRVMGDIPMELVNEVMMTITDPAAMLGPEGNVCVFCVRKTSLLSANAARDETARLEERRGIIEFHVIGNSLSQKSNKRILMWLVGLQNVFSHQLPRMPKEYITRLVFDPKHKTLALIKDGRVIGGICFRMFPTQGFTEIVFCAVTSNEQVKGYGTHLMNHLKEYHIKHGILYFLTYADEYAIGYFKKQGFSKDIKVPKSRYLGYIKDYEGATLMECELNPRIPYTELSHIIKKQKEIIKKLIERKQTQIRKVYPGLTCFKEGVRQIPVESIPGIRESGWKPSGKEKGKELKDPDLLYNTLKNLLAQIKTHQNAWPFTEPVKKAEAPDYYEIIRFPIDLKTMTERLKNRYYVTKKLFIADLQRIISNCREYNPPDSEYCKCANTLEKFFYFKLKEGGLIDK
- the LOC121324061 gene encoding histone acetyltransferase KAT2A-like isoform X3 is translated as MADAAAQASTQPRLQQPQPGNIAGSNLNSGSGNGDPARPGLSQQQRASQKKTQVRSFPRAKKLEKLGVFSACKANDSCKCNGWKNPHPLTAPRMDLQQQQPQTASLVEQCRSCGHTLADHVSHLENVSEDEINRLLGMVVDVENLFLSVHKEEDTDTKQVYFYLFKLLRKCILQMSCPVVEGSLGSPPFEKPNIEQGVLNFVQYKFSHLPPKERQTMCELSKMFLLCLNYWKLETPSQFRQRSQNDDVAAYKVNYTRWLCYCHVPQSCDSLPRCETTQVFGRSLLKSIFTVTRRQLLEKFRVEKDKLVPEKRTLILTHFPKFLSMLEEEIYGENSPIWESDFTMPAAEGAPLGHQPAVLSPVAVPSASSFTKSMSRTSSLVSVTHDAAVSEPMPGEKRKLPETLTLEDAKRIRVMGDIPMELVNEVMMTITDPAAMLGPETSLLSANAARDETARLEERRGIIEFHVIGNSLSQKSNKRILMWLVGLQNVFSHQLPRMPKEYITRLVFDPKHKTLALIKDGRVIGGICFRMFPTQGFTEIVFCAVTSNEQVKGYGTHLMNHLKEYHIKHGILYFLTYADEYAIGYFKKQGFSKDIKVPKSRYLGYIKDYEGATLMECELNPRIPYTELSHIIKKQKEIIKKLIERKQTQIRKVYPGLTCFKEGVRQIPVESIPGIRESGWKPSGKEKGKELKDPDLLYNTLKNLLAQIKTHQNAWPFTEPVKKAEAPDYYEIIRFPIDLKTMTERLKNRYYVTKKLFIADLQRIISNCREYNPPDSEYCKCANTLEKFFYFKLKEGGLIDK
- the LOC121324061 gene encoding histone acetyltransferase KAT2A-like isoform X4 — protein: MADAAAQASTQPRLQQPQPGNIAGSNLNSGSGNGDPARPGLSQQQRASQKKTQVRSFPRAKKLEKLGVFSACKANDSCKCNGWKNPHPLTAPRMDLQQQQPQTASLVEQCRSCGHTLADHVSHLENVSEDEINRLLGMVVDVENLFLSVHKEEDTDTKQVYFYLFKLLRKCILQMSCPVVEGSLGSPPFEKPNIEQGVLNFVQYKFSHLPPKERQTMCELSKMFLLCLNYWKLETPSQFRQRSQNDDVAAYKVNYTRWLCYCHVPQSCDSLPRCETTQVFGRSLLKSIFTVTRRQLLEKFRVEKDKLVPEKRTLILTHFPKFLSMLEEEIYGENSPIWESDFTMPAAEGAPLGHQPVLSPVAVPSASSFTKSMSRTSSLVSVTHDAAVSEPMPGEKRKLPETLTLEDAKRIRVMGDIPMELVNEVMMTITDPAAMLGPETSLLSANAARDETARLEERRGIIEFHVIGNSLSQKSNKRILMWLVGLQNVFSHQLPRMPKEYITRLVFDPKHKTLALIKDGRVIGGICFRMFPTQGFTEIVFCAVTSNEQVKGYGTHLMNHLKEYHIKHGILYFLTYADEYAIGYFKKQGFSKDIKVPKSRYLGYIKDYEGATLMECELNPRIPYTELSHIIKKQKEIIKKLIERKQTQIRKVYPGLTCFKEGVRQIPVESIPGIRESGWKPSGKEKGKELKDPDLLYNTLKNLLAQIKTHQNAWPFTEPVKKAEAPDYYEIIRFPIDLKTMTERLKNRYYVTKKLFIADLQRIISNCREYNPPDSEYCKCANTLEKFFYFKLKEGGLIDK